Proteins found in one Bacteroidota bacterium genomic segment:
- a CDS encoding glycosyl hydrolase, producing the protein MKKNTLLIGTRRGLIVYRRVGNSWEFESEHHLGVPVSYAMADPRTGKWWACLDHGHWGCKLHFTADRGKSWVEVPAPQYPEGAEIDDDKPAALKYIWVLTPGLDSQPGRLYAGTEPGGLFHSDDDGLTWELNEGLWNHPTRKKGWFGGGRTYAAIHSILVNPADENHVHISISCAGTFETLDGGQTWQPRNKGLSADFLPDPTIEVGQDPHLVAAHPGQFEVMWQQNHCGIYRTTDGAATWENISQKDGPANFGFGIIADEKNLDEAWVVPAISDVMRVTIDRALCVCHTTDGGKTWSQQRKGLPQAHSYDLVYRHAMDITADTLAFGSTTGNVFYSEDRGENWSVLSNYLSDVYSLRFAE; encoded by the coding sequence ATGAAAAAAAACACCCTCCTGATTGGTACGCGACGTGGTCTCATTGTGTACCGCCGCGTTGGAAATTCCTGGGAATTTGAAAGCGAGCACCACCTTGGCGTCCCCGTCAGTTACGCGATGGCCGATCCGCGCACGGGCAAATGGTGGGCCTGCCTCGACCATGGGCATTGGGGCTGCAAACTCCATTTCACTGCAGACCGTGGCAAGAGTTGGGTCGAGGTACCGGCTCCACAATACCCGGAGGGTGCCGAAATCGACGACGACAAACCCGCAGCACTCAAATACATCTGGGTGCTCACCCCGGGATTGGATTCCCAACCTGGCAGATTGTATGCAGGAACCGAACCCGGCGGCCTTTTTCATTCCGATGACGATGGCTTGACATGGGAACTCAATGAAGGGCTTTGGAACCATCCGACCCGGAAAAAGGGCTGGTTTGGAGGCGGCCGCACCTATGCAGCGATTCATTCGATCCTCGTGAATCCGGCGGATGAAAACCATGTCCATATCAGCATTTCTTGTGCGGGAACTTTTGAAACCCTTGACGGCGGCCAAACTTGGCAACCGCGCAACAAAGGCCTGAGTGCCGATTTTTTGCCCGATCCGACCATTGAAGTAGGGCAGGATCCGCATTTGGTCGCCGCCCATCCCGGGCAGTTTGAAGTCATGTGGCAGCAAAACCATTGTGGGATCTACCGCACCACCGACGGTGCTGCAACTTGGGAAAACATCTCTCAAAAAGACGGCCCGGCAAACTTCGGATTTGGAATCATTGCCGACGAAAAGAACCTCGACGAGGCCTGGGTTGTACCTGCGATCAGCGATGTGATGCGTGTGACGATTGACCGGGCCCTTTGCGTCTGCCATACCACCGATGGCGGCAAAACTTGGTCCCAACAACGCAAAGGCCTTCCCCAAGCGCATTCTTACGACTTGGTCTACCGCCACGCCATGGACATCACCGCCGATACCTTGGCCTTTGGCAGCACCACCGGCAACGTATTTTACTCGGAAGATCGCGGCGAAAACTGGAGCGTCCTCAGCAACTACCTTTCCGATGTGTATTCCCTTAGATTCGCAGAATAA
- a CDS encoding MoaD/ThiS family protein, whose protein sequence is MPQVRFTPNLKRFFPDLAPANVEADSVAELMEAIEELHPGIKSYLVDDQGALREHVNVYVRGELIWDRTHLADAISPQDEVYILQALSGG, encoded by the coding sequence ATGCCGCAGGTCAGATTCACACCCAATCTCAAACGCTTCTTCCCGGATCTTGCACCGGCAAATGTTGAGGCTGATTCGGTGGCCGAGTTGATGGAAGCCATTGAGGAGCTGCATCCTGGAATCAAATCCTACCTCGTTGACGACCAAGGTGCCTTGCGTGAGCACGTCAATGTCTACGTCCGTGGCGAATTGATTTGGGACCGAACGCATTTGGCAGATGCCATCAGTCCGCAAGACGAAGTTTACATCCTGCAAGCCCTTTCCGGTGGTTAA
- a CDS encoding AAA family ATPase, whose translation MRIDRLGLKNFRCFDEFEIVFNPEFNMHVLVAENMAGKSAIFQAIRIGLSSFVAAINGLDLSIEREDHRIVGINPIADIAQICELAMEATTRSIENQEIALVWKRWHSTSGNSAGNENLESLDRLAAEMYKSVTEHNVGRLPMIAYFGTEYVHVALTDTSSFGEDFQALLGYDGCLSGKSIEPFLLNWFERMASRAQESQTSEIAKSMFGQIPQAALGVFRNVLGLLLPSLHSFEWITASSTKKGNARVLAFRFEDGTIRLFDQLSDGYQYLCLMAAELSMRAVLLNKHLGPTANLEVPGVVLIDEFGIHLHPELQAATLKRLSEAFPKVQFIVSTHSPMLLKDLDAEQVYILEADEQGKRSIRHPKEDLFWVGAEGILRDVFGTQSTFGEVAIAAVKEHATLSRKAASSELNPEEEQRFAFLTQKLGALSYDDSLTDPLYQRFLDMVAERQTFRSLVAESSPSDDEMKEMVDRLLAEMNNSSSSILP comes from the coding sequence TCCGCATCGGCTTGTCGTCGTTTGTGGCGGCAATCAATGGTCTTGATTTGTCCATTGAAAGGGAAGATCACCGGATTGTCGGGATAAATCCGATCGCTGACATTGCCCAAATCTGTGAACTTGCAATGGAGGCCACCACGCGATCCATTGAGAATCAGGAAATTGCTTTGGTTTGGAAACGCTGGCATTCGACTTCCGGGAATTCTGCCGGCAATGAAAATCTTGAAAGCTTGGATCGGCTCGCCGCGGAAATGTACAAGTCGGTCACCGAGCACAACGTGGGACGCCTGCCGATGATCGCCTATTTCGGAACGGAATACGTCCATGTTGCCTTGACGGATACCAGCAGTTTTGGGGAGGATTTTCAGGCATTGCTCGGCTATGATGGCTGTTTGAGCGGAAAATCCATCGAACCCTTCCTGCTCAATTGGTTTGAAAGGATGGCAAGCCGTGCGCAGGAAAGCCAAACCTCCGAAATAGCCAAGTCGATGTTTGGTCAAATTCCCCAAGCCGCTTTGGGAGTTTTCCGAAACGTCTTGGGCCTCTTGCTTCCGAGTTTGCATTCTTTTGAGTGGATCACAGCGAGTTCCACCAAAAAGGGCAACGCAAGGGTTTTGGCATTTCGGTTTGAAGATGGAACCATCCGCCTCTTCGACCAACTCAGCGACGGCTACCAATACCTCTGCCTGATGGCCGCCGAGTTAAGCATGCGTGCCGTTTTGCTCAACAAACATCTGGGCCCCACTGCCAATTTGGAAGTTCCAGGCGTGGTCTTGATCGACGAATTTGGCATTCACTTGCATCCCGAGTTGCAAGCCGCAACCTTGAAACGGTTGTCGGAGGCCTTCCCCAAGGTACAGTTTATCGTGAGTACCCATTCGCCAATGCTGCTGAAGGACCTCGACGCCGAACAGGTGTATATTCTGGAGGCAGACGAACAAGGAAAACGATCCATCAGGCATCCCAAGGAAGACCTCTTTTGGGTCGGAGCCGAAGGCATTTTGCGCGACGTGTTTGGGACACAATCCACCTTTGGCGAAGTCGCAATCGCGGCGGTCAAGGAACATGCAACATTGAGCAGGAAGGCGGCATCCTCCGAATTGAATCCGGAGGAAGAACAGCGGTTTGCCTTTCTCACGCAGAAACTCGGCGCTTTGTCTTACGATGACAGTCTCACAGACCCGCTTTACCAGCGGTTTTTGGACATGGTTGCTGAACGTCAGACTTTTCGCAGCCTCGTTGCAGAATCCTCACCCTCCGACGATGAAATGAAGGAAATGGTGGACCGGCTTCTGGCAGAAATGAACAATTCCTCCTCCAGCATCCTGCCATGA